The sequence TGATAAGGTCACTAAGATTACGCCAGGGATTATCTATTGTCCCCGTACCCGCTGGATACGAACCGCCTCGAATCGCATCAACAAACTTGAAACCTGAGCTGGTTACGTCGATTGTCCATGTTGACGATGCACTCGCACCCTCTGAGTCTGTAACAATTAACGTTGGCGACGCATTTTGTTGCGGATTCTCCCATACTATGAGGCCAGTATTCTCATCAATTGTCATTCCTGACGGCGCATTCGTAAGGGCAAATTGGTACGGGTACGCACCACCGACGACCACCGCGCGGATGTTGTACTCCAAACCTGGATAAGCTTTAAATACTCTATGGGTTTGGCTGATCGATGCATTACCAACTGCAGGCGCAGTTCCGGCAGCGCGTGGTGACACGAGTTCCAACGGGTAATTCGCAGAAAATGCTGGCAGCGTCCAAGCGAATACGGTCGCCACCACCAGACCAGTCATAAATCGGAAAAAACCGCGATCAATCATCACAATATCCTCATATAATTCCGCGCCAATTGGCGGCATACCGGCTTAGCTTGGTATTTCCTACACGTACTTGATATCGCGTTGTCAATGGGCTTCTTGAACAAGGAGATACTTGATCATATTCCCAGCAATATGGGTATCGTCAGATATGGATCCCTTGCCAGACGGATGCTCATTTGCAGGGATGATGTTAGTAAAAAAGGAATCTACGTTACCGTGAATGCGGTCACGACTAGTCAATTTCTTACGAATGCGCACCATGCGATAACACTGATTGCGGCGCTAAATCAATGAGTTACTCTGCACTTTACCGCGCCTGTTGGCTAGTATCAACTGATAATCAGCTTCAAAAACTGTTCTTTCTTCCTGGTTTTTGTAAGCAAGATTCGGCGCATTTACCTTTTCAGCTATGGCGTGCGAGTATTTGCCCCCCGCCTCGGTAACCGTAATTTTGATGACGTCACTGAGTTTTTTCGTTGCCATTTCGCTACCTGTATTCCGGACCGCCCATTCGCGAGCGGAGAACTGCTGATAGTGGTCCAACATGTAGACGATCTTATTGGGAAGATCATCCTCTGAAGAAAGCAAACCCGTATGCGTATTTATTCGACTACGCGCTCCTCCAATAGTCTTATCAAAGACGATTGCCGGAAGATCGGCAAACATAGCTTCTACTAACGCTTTGTTATCGCCCTCCTTGCGAGATAGAAACACAAAAATCCGACTCTCCTGGAGGTAACGAGCTAGAACGTTCTGGGGCACTCGCTCCACGATTTTTATGTGTATATTAGCGGGTTTTCCCCTGTGCGCTTCTCGGCGTATATCTTCAGCCGTTCTCCCGCCCCACGGAAACCCAACCAACAATACCTGAATCTCCCGATCTTTTATCTTCCTTAACGCCTGGAACAGAAGCGCATGTCGCTTATGGCGCGCCCAGTTCGCTACCATGACCAAATCGTAGTGTTTCGTGGTCGCTTCCTTAGGAGCAAACAAAACCGTATCCACCCAGTCTGCCGGCCCAAGCCGTACAGGCACGAAGGGAGGCCCAATCTCCTTGATAAATTGATAATCTTCGTCGGTGAACACCTGAATAAACACAGGGTGTCCCGGCGCAAAATACATGAGAATCGCTGGGTCACAATAACCCGCCCAGCACGGCTCCAAAACGAATTGATAACGCTCCATAAGAGCCCCAACATCGAAAATGGCGAACATCGCCTCAAATGTTCTCCCGTATTTAAGTAGGATTACACCCTTTTCGCCAGACGTTGGGCTCTTTAGTACTATGAGATCTCGAAATATCTCGTGAGGGCCGGTGCCACTAATTGAATATAGATCCGCGCATTTTTTCGATGCTGGCTCCGCAAGGTACGCGTCTACCAGGAAGTTGTTGCCGGTCAACCTGATCTTGTTTACCGCTTGCATTACGGCACGGTACGCGAAATTTTGCAGAACTCCTTTGTGGGCAATCCGCACAACCCGGCACAGATCACACATGCTTGCGTATCGACGTCCGAGGACGGCAAACATTCCGCCACGAAGCAGCAAGACAATGGCTGCGAGCGATCTTACCAGCAGTGTATCAACCAAGGGCCGGCCTGTTGTGCCGCTCAAAGTCATTCTCGATATCCTCGAATATGGACGGTATGAAGCGCTGACAAACTACTTGCCCGAAGAGTTTGATCCGAGGTCAAAATGAAATTCAACATCGCTCTTAGGTAGCTCATCGTACGTTATTCATAGTGTAACAGCAGGCGTTTGTAGCTAAAATGCTTCTCCTACATACCCAACCCGATACCATTTGGCGATGAAAAGTCGATACGCTATCTATTTGATTGATCTATTGTTTTACACCATACTCGAGATCTTCAACCGGTCTTTACTACCGCTGGAGGACTGTTGGCGCGCGCATCGCCTAGAGTTATTGAGTTATGGCAATGTCCGCTAGTGGCTTCAACGAGGTCCCATATTTTTTTGAAGTGGACGGAACAGCTCGTTTTGCTGTTCTTCATAGACCCCAGACCAACGTAAGAGGTAGATTTCTCTTCTGTCATCCACTATTCGAAGAAAAGCTCTGGGCGCATCGAGTATATGTCAGCTTCGCGCGGCGGTTGGCGCAGATCGGGTATTCCGTACTCCGAATGGATTTGCGTGGCACGGGAGACAGTGATGGTGAATTTGGAGAAGCAAGTCTTGATGACTATCTCATGGATTTAGAAGCAGGATGGCGCGAGCTATGCGATCAATCCTCCGGAGATGGCATCCAAGGGACATTTGGTCTACGTCTTGGCGGCACGATGGCTATCGCCCTTGCTCATCGAATCGAGGAGGTCAATACATCTCTAACCTGGGAACCTGTATTAGATACATCGCGTTACCTTCACGGGCTACTCAGAAGCAATTTGTCTGGTCAGATGGCAGCTCATGGCAAAGTCATCACTCCTCGTGAAGCACTGATCGCCAAAATGCGACAAGGGGAACCGATAGATATAGAAGGCTATAATCTTACCGCCAAACTCTTCGATTCTTTGGACAATTTTTTGGTAGTTGGCACCAGGGGATACTCACACGTACCAAGCCATGCACTAGTCGTACAAATCTGTAAATCACTCAGCCAACCTGTTAGAGAAGAATACAAGGCATGGGCGCAAAAATCTCCGGAATGGCTGACACTCACCGTAGTCGAAGAACCATTCTGGCGTGAGATCAAAACCTTCTACGGATCCGCTCCGAATCTTGAAAACGCCAGTATCGAATGGATGGAAGAGCTTACATGATTAAGCGAGAAGCCGTAATAATTGCGAATCGCCATAATGAAAAGCTAGTGGGTATCCTTGAATCACCAATCGCACCGCGAAAAGACGCCGTGGTTCTTCTATTGTCACCCGGCATCAAGATGCGTGTTGGACCAAATCAACTCTACCACACGCTAAGCAGGATCTTCACAGATCAAGGGTTCTGTGTACTGAGATTCGATTTTTCGGGATTGGGTGATTCCGGAGGCGAAATCCACGAGCAGCGCGTACTGAAGATCTACAACGCTATCCAAGACGGTTGTTATGTGGACGATACTGTAGCCGCAATTGACTGGATCGAAAGCCGATTGCATTGTAGCCGAATTATTGCTGCAGGCCTCTGCGGTGGAGCCATAACGGGGCTGCTTACGGCAGTCGAAGATCGCCGTATCGAGGGACTGGTAAGCTTGGGCATGCCTGTGAGCTTCGAAGGTGGAGAACAGGACTATTGGCGTTTCGTCACTGACGCGGAACTGAAAGGTCTGGAGAAGCGGTATTTTGGTAACCTACGCAGGTTTAATTCCTGGATTCGTTTCTTAACATTCCGAAGTGACTACCGGATTATCTTCAAAATGCTCTACCACTATCTCCGCGAGATCACCGGACCTAAACCTCTACCCAAGCACGAGCCCGCACGCGAAAAACCCTCCAACGTCAACCCTAAGTTTCTACCCGCATTTCAACACATGGCAAGTCAACGGCACCCGATATTGTTGATATTCGGTGGCCAAGATCGATGGACATTCGAATTCACCGAGAAGTTCCAGGAGCCCAATCGTGAAGTGCTCTCGCAATACGCCGATGTTTACAATGTTGTAGTGGTACCACATGCCAATCACATACTCTCGTCTCCAGCAGCACGCGGAAAATTGATTAAAACAATAGGTACATGGACGCGGAAGCAGTATGCAAGAAAAATACTGGGTGAAGCATCATAGATATAACTTCGCAATCGCAGTTTTTGCGCGATCTTGCCTGCTCCCGTCGATCCAGATCGCATTTACGAACCCCAGCCTCTTAGGGTCCGTAGGAAGCACAGAATGTGGTTTTCGGGACCCCTGCAGTTCCAGAGATGCACTCGATAGCAGGATGTGTGAATACACCCTACGTCGAAGTCGCATGTGCTGAGAGAATTCTTCGGCTGATTACATCTACATCAATACCAATAGGACTACTCCGTGCTAGTACGTGCTGCCAAGAAATTATTAAGGTTTGCTCTGTCGGATGACGGATCCGTAAAAACCCGCGTAATCAGATCCGGAATATGGGTCAGTTTGGGAGAAATGGTCGTCACTGTAATTGCAGTCGTTAAATCGATATTTCTAGCCAGGCTTTTAACGCCAGATATGTTTGGGCTGATGGGTTTGTGCGGCATGGTCATTCGGATCATGGAAACGTTCACACGCCCTGGAATTGGCCAAGCACTGATTCAAAGGCGTTCTTCCTTTGAAGAAGCGCGGGACACGGCGTTCACATTGCTTTTCGCGCGCGGTGTGTTGCTGGCAATCTCGCTGGCTACAATTGCTCCACTCGCTGCTTGGTTTTTCGAATCTGATGAGCTGGAACGCATGATCCAAGTGATGTCGATCTTGTTCATTATTGGCGGACTCCTCAACATCAATACCATTGCACGGCAGAAAGAACTTGACTTCCGGCGACTCTCCTACCTGAATCAGTCATCCGCTTTACTAGGTAGTATAATTACCATCGTTGCCGCAATTCTGCTCCGCAATGTCTGGGCGCTTGTCATCGGACAACTCGCCACCACAGCTGTCCATACAGCATTATCTTACTATTTTGTTCAAGGAACTCCGCGAGTCACGATAGATTGGAGAATTGCGAGAGAGCTACTCTCCTACGGTAAATTCATCACTGCATCTTCAGCCATAATATTTGTAGCATCGACCTTCGATACTGCGGTTATTGGCAAAATTCTCGGCATAGAACAATTAGGCTACTACACGCTCGCACTCACCATTGCCAATCTAGTCACTGCAAGTATTTCGAAGCTTGTTTCGGGCATCATGATGCCTGCATATAGTAGTCTTCAGGCTGATCATGCTGCTCTTCATCGCGCCTATTTACGCACCTTACAGCTAGTACTGCGGGTAACACTGCCTGCGACGGTCGGCGTTTTGGTAACGGCGGCATCTATCATCCATGTTGTATACGGAGAAAAATGGCTCAATGCTGTCATTCCACTCCAGATACTTGTTATCTTTGGCCTGTTTCGCGCGCTGGCCAGCATTGACGGATACCTCTTCGAAGGGATTGGACGACCTCAGATACCTCTTTATGTAGGTCTGATACGACTCGCAATACTTGTACCGTTAATCATTCCCGCAACTATTTATTACGGTCTATTAGGAGCCGCCGCAGGCGTCACGTTGTCGATGGCAGTTCAGTGGTTAGGATTTATGTACTTTATTAAACGGGATGTTGGAGTGTCGATAACACAAATCATCCTCATTATCGCCGACCCTCTCTGGAAATCTGCCGTAATGGGTAGTGCGGTTTATGGGCTTAGCCTGATAATCGACGGCATGACAACTATCGGCTTGCTTGGAATGATTCTTTCCGGCATTGCCGTATACGCTTCTCTGAATGTGCGAGTGATAATTCAGATAAGGCGACACGGCCTCTGAGAGATCTCAGGTTGTCAGATGAGCACAACACAATAGGTCCATAAAATCTATCCATGACCGTTTAACTGCCCACGCCCACACGTTCTTCTAGGATATCAGTGTAAATGCGCTGCGTTTCACTCACATTTCTGTCCAATCCGAATTCATCGATAACTCTGCGTCGACTTGCTGCGCCCATTTCCATAGCCACACTCCTGTTGGTGAGCAATTGGTCAATCGCTTCAGCCAATGCGTCGTCATCGCCTGGCGGGTAGGTCAAACCACACTCGGGCGCAATCAGTATCTCCGGCACAGCGCCAGCACCAGCGCCAACCACAGGTTTTCCCTGGCCCATTGCCTCAATTAAAACTCGACCGAACGGCTCAGGATCCACGGAAGCGTGAACTAACACGTCCATGATGCTTATGAAGTCGGCCACCTCCTTTTGATAGCCTGTAAATACCAAATTTTCTGCGACTGTTAGATCTACCGCTAACCGCTGAAGATACTCCTGATAGGGTCGGTCTGCTTCGGTCGCATCGCCGACAAATAGACAAATAATTTCTGGGTAGCGTGCCTTCAAATGTCCTATCGCCTTTATCACGACATCCTGTCCCTTCCAACTGCGTATATTACCTACCATGCCGATTACTCGGGCACTCTCCGCGATTCGTAGTTCGCTTTTTAGCTCAATCGCTGATCTTGACGGTTGATATAAATCAGAATCGATACCGTTGTAAATAACAACCAGATTGTTCTTGCTCACACCATGCGTAATCAAATGGTCCCGCACAGCCTTCGAGATACATATCACCTTCGACAGTCGTGGTGCGAAATAGCGAGCCAGTCTTGAATAATGAGTATTGATACCACGCTCGTGAGTTATACAGGGGATGCCAATAAGGCGGGCTGCAAGCATCCAACTGTGGTTTCGAGTTACCGAATTGTTTAGATGAAGTAAATCCACATTTCGATTGCGTAACCATCTGGCGATTTTCAAGGCATCCCAAACGAAAGTCCTGAACAAATTAATCGCTTTCCTAGCAAGTACCACAGGCAACATCCATTTCGAGCCCAGTCCTTCCGCTTGCTTCAGCCCCCAAGTAACCGGTTCGGGAGGTGGGATTATCTCAGTTTCGATGCCGGCCTCTTCGAACCTGTCCATCAACGCATGTTCACGGTGAAAAACCACGAATGGTATGAAACGCTTGCGGTCGAGCCTTGAGACAAGAAACAGAAGGCTGAAGTATGATCCGCCTATGGTGCCGTCCACGTTCCCCTCGCAATAAGCGATTCTTAGAGGCCTCTCCGGCACATCCTCTGACACAACATTCATGAGGTTCTAGACAAGTAAGTTGTTTTCCGTCAATTTCGCCAACCAGACTTCAGCTGGTACGACATCTATTCGGGTACCAGTTCTGGTGCTTTCTCCTGTTTTTTCACTTCCTCCGGACCGTCATCTTCGTAAGTATCTTCCCGCGATTTGCCAATAACCCTCTCCGCCAAGGTGGTGTCGTATTGCTCACTTGCAAATGCTGCATAGAGATCCAATGAGGACTTGTCAGATTTTAGCACTCTCAAAGCCAGCCTTAGTGTCCATCCCAACATCTTGATAATAGGAAACGGCAGCCATAAAAAGTGCAAATCCGGTCGGACAGTTCTGTACCTATCTACCAACTCGCGTCTCCGCGGGGGCGGTGCCTCCACGAGATTAACTACCGGCGGAGCCTCATCGAATCTCTCAACCAGATAACGAACAACTTGTGCGGCCGTGGTCACATCGCACACGCTCAATTCGCTTCCCGGCATACCGGCCACTACGAAAAGTGGTCCCACTTCACGCCCTAAACGTCCAGGCGGGGTAAAACTGCGAAAATCCACCAGTGGCCCCAAGCGTACCGTCCGAGTCTCAAAACCGTGTTTCCTGCCAAGTTCGCGTCCCAACCGCTCTGCTTCCGCTTTGGCCCAGACGTAAGGACCGCGCGCCAAATTATCCATATCCACTGGATCGTCTTCCCGCAAGGGATGGCCCACCTCGCTGCTTGGCTTGTGCACCGCGATGCTGCTGATGTCAATTACTTTTTGCACCCCTCGGCGACCCGCGATGTCGAGTACGTTGCGGGTTGCTTCAATGGTATTGCGTTCATGGGCCTCCTTGCCGCCGACAGTCTCGGCAGCAAGATGCACCACAGCCTCGATACCGTCGAACGCTTTCTCGGGAAGGTCATCCACCAAATCGGCCTCGATATACTCCACGCCAGGT comes from Pseudomonadota bacterium and encodes:
- a CDS encoding glycosyltransferase, which codes for MTLSGTTGRPLVDTLLVRSLAAIVLLLRGGMFAVLGRRYASMCDLCRVVRIAHKGVLQNFAYRAVMQAVNKIRLTGNNFLVDAYLAEPASKKCADLYSISGTGPHEIFRDLIVLKSPTSGEKGVILLKYGRTFEAMFAIFDVGALMERYQFVLEPCWAGYCDPAILMYFAPGHPVFIQVFTDEDYQFIKEIGPPFVPVRLGPADWVDTVLFAPKEATTKHYDLVMVANWARHKRHALLFQALRKIKDREIQVLLVGFPWGGRTAEDIRREAHRGKPANIHIKIVERVPQNVLARYLQESRIFVFLSRKEGDNKALVEAMFADLPAIVFDKTIGGARSRINTHTGLLSSEDDLPNKIVYMLDHYQQFSAREWAVRNTGSEMATKKLSDVIKITVTEAGGKYSHAIAEKVNAPNLAYKNQEERTVFEADYQLILANRRGKVQSNSLI
- a CDS encoding glycosyltransferase family 1 protein, with protein sequence MNVVSEDVPERPLRIAYCEGNVDGTIGGSYFSLLFLVSRLDRKRFIPFVVFHREHALMDRFEEAGIETEIIPPPEPVTWGLKQAEGLGSKWMLPVVLARKAINLFRTFVWDALKIARWLRNRNVDLLHLNNSVTRNHSWMLAARLIGIPCITHERGINTHYSRLARYFAPRLSKVICISKAVRDHLITHGVSKNNLVVIYNGIDSDLYQPSRSAIELKSELRIAESARVIGMVGNIRSWKGQDVVIKAIGHLKARYPEIICLFVGDATEADRPYQEYLQRLAVDLTVAENLVFTGYQKEVADFISIMDVLVHASVDPEPFGRVLIEAMGQGKPVVGAGAGAVPEILIAPECGLTYPPGDDDALAEAIDQLLTNRSVAMEMGAASRRRVIDEFGLDRNVSETQRIYTDILEERVGVGS
- a CDS encoding lipopolysaccharide biosynthesis protein, coding for MVVTVIAVVKSIFLARLLTPDMFGLMGLCGMVIRIMETFTRPGIGQALIQRRSSFEEARDTAFTLLFARGVLLAISLATIAPLAAWFFESDELERMIQVMSILFIIGGLLNINTIARQKELDFRRLSYLNQSSALLGSIITIVAAILLRNVWALVIGQLATTAVHTALSYYFVQGTPRVTIDWRIARELLSYGKFITASSAIIFVASTFDTAVIGKILGIEQLGYYTLALTIANLVTASISKLVSGIMMPAYSSLQADHAALHRAYLRTLQLVLRVTLPATVGVLVTAASIIHVVYGEKWLNAVIPLQILVIFGLFRALASIDGYLFEGIGRPQIPLYVGLIRLAILVPLIIPATIYYGLLGAAAGVTLSMAVQWLGFMYFIKRDVGVSITQIILIIADPLWKSAVMGSAVYGLSLIIDGMTTIGLLGMILSGIAVYASLNVRVIIQIRRHGL